A genomic region of Marinobacter sp. NP-4(2019) contains the following coding sequences:
- a CDS encoding ABC transporter ATP-binding protein, producing the protein MLKVEHLTKMFGGLAAVNDVSVEFETGKINAIIGPNGAGKSTFFNLISGMHEPTSGRILLDGVDVTTLPSDKVARLGVGRTFQTTNLFEQATVLDNLIVGHRLRTKSGLWDVLINSKRLQREEKSARDKAMEALEFVGLTRVAGQFIADITQEERKRVAFALALATDPKIVLLDEPAAGINPEETVGFAALMRKMVDEKGLTVCLIEHKMDMIMSLADKIMVLDHGEKIAEGTPEEVRNNPVVIEAYLGGDEDAAA; encoded by the coding sequence ATGCTTAAGGTAGAACATCTGACCAAAATGTTTGGCGGCCTGGCGGCTGTGAACGATGTCTCGGTGGAATTCGAAACGGGCAAAATCAACGCCATCATCGGCCCGAACGGCGCCGGGAAAAGCACCTTCTTCAACCTGATCTCCGGTATGCATGAGCCGACGTCTGGTCGCATCCTTCTGGACGGTGTGGATGTCACCACATTGCCCAGCGACAAGGTGGCACGCCTCGGTGTGGGGCGGACCTTCCAGACCACCAACCTGTTCGAACAGGCGACCGTGCTGGATAACCTGATCGTTGGGCATCGACTGCGTACCAAGTCCGGGCTCTGGGACGTGCTGATCAACAGCAAGCGCCTGCAACGGGAAGAAAAGTCCGCGCGGGACAAAGCGATGGAAGCCCTTGAGTTTGTAGGGCTTACCCGCGTGGCCGGGCAGTTCATCGCCGACATCACCCAGGAAGAGCGCAAGCGCGTTGCCTTTGCGCTGGCGCTGGCTACCGATCCCAAGATTGTCCTGCTGGACGAACCGGCCGCCGGGATAAATCCGGAGGAAACCGTCGGTTTTGCCGCGCTGATGCGCAAGATGGTGGACGAAAAGGGGCTGACCGTCTGTCTGATCGAGCACAAGATGGACATGATCATGAGCCTGGCGGACAAGATTATGGTGCTGGACCACGGTGAAAAGATCGCCGAAGGCACACCGGAGGAAGTTCGTAACAATCCGGTGGTGATCGAGGCGTATCTGGGAGGTGATGAAGATGCTGCAGCTTAA
- a CDS encoding branched-chain amino acid ABC transporter permease, whose translation MFKFASLLMTPAAKYLMLAFAVLFPFFAANEYQVYVMATAFVWAIAVYGLNIITGFCGQLNLAHGGFFAIGAYTLGLLTADYGWSFWPAFAAALVMTAVLGFLVGVVSLRLKEHYFAIFTLCVGFIIFLLIDKWEELTHGAIGVRDIAAPYGFGMVDFTDTTPFYYLVLAFLVFAIWFMGRLSKSLLGRTFLAIRNGDELAQSLGINLMRNKVLAFVLSTTYAGLAGALYAGMVRFIGPDEANINHTFDMITYLLVGGIGTIMGPLLGTIGIVWITQSLQFLEEYRMIIFGPLLVLLVIFFPRGIAGSFLTWMHRKSQALVPGKKREESKVSTVQPREAESNA comes from the coding sequence ATGTTCAAATTTGCATCCCTGCTGATGACACCAGCTGCCAAGTACCTGATGTTGGCCTTTGCTGTGCTGTTCCCGTTTTTCGCGGCGAACGAATACCAGGTTTACGTGATGGCCACCGCCTTTGTGTGGGCAATAGCGGTCTACGGCCTGAATATTATCACCGGCTTTTGCGGCCAACTGAATCTGGCTCACGGTGGTTTTTTTGCCATCGGTGCCTATACCCTGGGCCTGCTGACCGCCGATTATGGTTGGAGCTTCTGGCCCGCCTTCGCGGCGGCCCTGGTTATGACGGCCGTGCTCGGTTTTCTGGTGGGTGTTGTGTCGCTGCGTCTGAAAGAGCACTACTTCGCCATCTTTACCCTGTGTGTGGGCTTTATCATTTTCCTGCTGATCGACAAGTGGGAAGAGCTGACCCACGGCGCCATTGGCGTTCGTGATATCGCCGCCCCCTACGGCTTCGGCATGGTGGATTTCACCGACACCACGCCGTTCTACTACCTGGTGCTGGCGTTCCTGGTGTTCGCCATCTGGTTCATGGGGCGGCTGTCCAAGTCCCTGCTGGGGCGGACGTTCCTCGCCATTCGCAACGGTGACGAGCTGGCCCAGTCCCTGGGCATCAACCTGATGCGCAACAAAGTCCTGGCGTTTGTCCTGTCCACCACCTACGCCGGCCTGGCGGGTGCCCTGTACGCCGGGATGGTTCGTTTTATCGGCCCGGACGAGGCCAATATCAACCATACGTTCGACATGATCACCTACCTGTTGGTGGGCGGTATCGGCACCATCATGGGGCCGTTGCTGGGTACCATCGGCATTGTGTGGATCACCCAGTCACTGCAGTTCCTGGAAGAGTACCGGATGATCATTTTCGGTCCGCTGCTGGTGCTGCTGGTGATCTTCTTCCCGAGGGGGATCGCCGGTTCGTTCCTGACCTGGATGCATCGCAAGTCCCAGGCGCTGGTGCCTGGAAAGAAGCGTGAGGAAAGCAAAGTGAGCACGGTTCAACCCAGGGAGGCGGAAAGCAATGCTTAA
- a CDS encoding MaoC family dehydratase, producing MLSVELNDLENFRGTTIGHSPWKTITQEMIQAFADATGDHQWIHVDVERAKRESPWKSPVAHGFLTISLIPLLNQEVIDVRGKSASINYGMNKLRLPAAVKSGSAIRTKMELLDVSTVDNQRMMATYKTTVEIQGEDKPACVAENLVMYVA from the coding sequence ATGCTTTCAGTTGAATTAAACGATCTTGAAAACTTTCGTGGCACAACGATCGGCCACAGCCCCTGGAAAACCATCACCCAGGAAATGATTCAGGCCTTTGCCGATGCCACGGGCGATCATCAGTGGATTCACGTGGATGTGGAACGGGCAAAACGGGAATCGCCCTGGAAGAGCCCGGTGGCTCATGGTTTTCTTACCATATCGCTGATTCCTTTACTGAATCAGGAAGTGATTGACGTTCGGGGCAAAAGCGCCAGCATCAATTACGGCATGAACAAGCTGCGCTTACCCGCTGCAGTGAAGTCCGGGTCCGCTATTCGCACAAAAATGGAGCTGCTGGATGTGTCCACGGTGGACAACCAGCGCATGATGGCCACCTATAAAACGACAGTGGAAATCCAGGGCGAGGACAAGCCGGCGTGTGTGGCGGAAAATCTGGTGATGTACGTGGCCTGA
- a CDS encoding acyl-CoA dehydrogenase family protein has translation MDFRLNEEQQMLQDTVARLVRGEYSFEKRLEFSETELGFSADFWQQLSELGLTAVPFSEEMGGFGGGGVEIQSVMSELGRGLCLEPYLQSVILGGGLIDQAGNDSQKENWLAGIASGELKAAVGLQEPQSFYDLNNVETRAEKNGEGYALNGRKAVVIGGHCADLIIVSARTSGDSRDAKGISLFALSPETAGVERRSYPTIDGSKGCDITLNNVQVGADALLGEEGNAADVIEYQAGRAIAALCAEAVGVMEMANELTLDYLKQRKQFGVPIGKFQVLQHRMVDMMSELEQARSMAILAASVADGEQSDERRRILAAAKNVIGRAGQFISEAGIQSHGGIGMTWEYNFAHYAKRLITINHQLGDDDFHLERYASLLQAS, from the coding sequence ATGGATTTCCGACTCAACGAAGAGCAGCAGATGCTGCAGGACACCGTGGCCCGCCTGGTGCGCGGTGAATACAGTTTTGAAAAGCGCCTGGAGTTCAGCGAGACTGAACTGGGCTTCAGTGCAGATTTCTGGCAGCAGCTCAGCGAGCTGGGCCTGACCGCCGTGCCCTTCTCCGAGGAAATGGGCGGCTTCGGCGGTGGCGGCGTGGAAATTCAGTCCGTCATGTCCGAGCTTGGCCGCGGCCTGTGTCTGGAGCCGTATCTGCAGTCCGTTATTCTGGGCGGTGGCCTGATCGATCAGGCCGGCAATGACAGTCAGAAAGAGAACTGGTTGGCCGGAATCGCCAGCGGCGAGCTAAAAGCGGCCGTGGGTCTGCAGGAGCCCCAGAGCTTCTATGACCTGAACAACGTTGAAACCCGCGCCGAGAAAAACGGTGAGGGCTATGCCCTGAACGGTCGTAAGGCGGTGGTGATCGGAGGCCACTGTGCCGATCTGATCATCGTTTCCGCCCGCACCTCAGGCGACAGCCGCGATGCCAAAGGCATCAGCCTGTTTGCCCTGAGCCCGGAGACCGCCGGTGTTGAGCGGCGCAGCTACCCCACCATCGACGGCTCCAAGGGGTGCGACATCACCCTCAATAACGTCCAGGTCGGCGCGGATGCGCTGCTGGGCGAGGAAGGCAACGCCGCTGACGTTATCGAGTATCAGGCCGGCCGTGCGATCGCTGCCCTGTGTGCCGAAGCCGTGGGTGTGATGGAAATGGCCAACGAGCTGACCCTGGACTACCTCAAACAGCGCAAGCAGTTTGGCGTACCCATCGGCAAATTCCAGGTGCTGCAGCACCGCATGGTGGACATGATGTCAGAGCTGGAGCAGGCCCGTTCCATGGCCATCCTGGCCGCCAGCGTTGCCGACGGCGAACAGAGTGACGAGCGTCGTCGCATACTGGCCGCGGCCAAGAACGTGATTGGCCGCGCCGGTCAGTTTATCTCCGAGGCGGGCATCCAGTCACATGGCGGTATCGGCATGACCTGGGAATACAATTTTGCCCATTACGCCAAGCGGCTGATCACCATCAACCACCAACTGGGCGACGACGACTTCCACCTGGAACGTTACGCCTCCCTGCTGCAGGCCAGCTAA
- a CDS encoding class II aldolase/adducin family protein has product MTTTSDLTQQQDLRKAEWKVRAELAAAYRLVALFGWDDLVFTHLSARVPGPDHHFLINPYGLLFHEITASSLVKVDKDGQVVESGNVSRVNPAGFTIHSAVHMGREDAGAVMHLHAPDGVAVSAHRDGLLPLSQTAMLCLNHLSYHDYEGVALNLDERERLIRDLGNKSMMLLRNHGVLTAGKDVPETFTYLYFLMKACEIQVKAQSCGPTYMPSEQAIQTTADQSQALGGAAALTWPALVRLLDSKNPGYAV; this is encoded by the coding sequence ATGACAACAACAAGCGATCTAACACAGCAACAGGATCTGAGAAAAGCCGAATGGAAAGTACGCGCCGAACTGGCCGCGGCCTACAGACTGGTCGCCCTGTTTGGCTGGGACGATCTGGTCTTCACTCATCTGTCCGCCCGGGTGCCGGGACCGGATCATCATTTTCTGATCAACCCCTATGGGCTGCTGTTCCATGAAATCACTGCATCCTCTCTGGTAAAAGTGGACAAGGACGGGCAGGTGGTGGAGTCGGGTAACGTCAGCCGTGTGAACCCGGCGGGCTTCACCATTCACAGCGCCGTACACATGGGCCGCGAGGATGCCGGTGCGGTGATGCACCTGCACGCTCCCGACGGCGTAGCAGTCTCAGCCCACCGTGACGGCCTGCTGCCCCTGAGCCAGACTGCGATGCTGTGCCTGAATCACCTGAGCTACCACGATTACGAGGGCGTGGCCCTGAATCTCGACGAACGGGAGCGACTGATCAGGGATCTGGGCAACAAGTCGATGATGTTGCTGCGAAATCACGGTGTGCTGACAGCGGGCAAGGATGTACCGGAAACCTTCACCTATCTGTATTTCCTGATGAAGGCCTGTGAGATCCAGGTCAAGGCCCAGAGCTGTGGTCCGACCTACATGCCATCGGAACAGGCTATTCAGACCACTGCTGACCAATCACAGGCACTGGGCGGTGCGGCCGCGCTGACCTGGCCGGCCCTGGTGCGACTACTGGACAGCAAGAATCCGGGTTACGCCGTTTGA
- a CDS encoding SDR family NAD(P)-dependent oxidoreductase encodes MKLKDSVAIITGSSSGIGAAIARLFAEHGCHVAINYSNNEDGARAVAADCEKYGVRTLVFRANVAEDADCRGLVEATLAEFGRLDILVNNAGTTKFCDHANLAGLDKQDFLDQYAVNTVGPFQMTRAAEQALRANGSGHVINMASIAGLAGIGSSIAYAASKGALVTMTRSLARVMGPEVRVNAVCPGFVQGEWLKKGLGEDKYNAMLEKTRAAAPLHATASPETVADICLGLIIGGDLTTGETILIDGGAHLGAAPVRR; translated from the coding sequence ATGAAACTCAAAGACTCTGTTGCCATTATCACCGGTTCGTCATCGGGCATCGGCGCGGCCATCGCGCGCCTGTTTGCCGAGCATGGCTGTCATGTGGCGATCAACTACAGCAACAACGAAGACGGTGCCCGCGCGGTGGCCGCTGACTGTGAAAAGTACGGCGTCAGGACCCTGGTTTTCCGCGCCAACGTGGCCGAGGATGCCGACTGTCGCGGGCTGGTGGAAGCAACTCTGGCAGAGTTCGGACGCCTGGATATACTGGTCAATAACGCCGGTACCACCAAGTTCTGCGACCACGCCAACCTCGCAGGGCTGGACAAACAGGACTTCCTGGATCAATACGCCGTTAATACCGTGGGGCCCTTCCAGATGACCCGAGCGGCAGAGCAGGCCCTGCGCGCCAATGGTTCCGGCCACGTGATCAACATGGCATCCATCGCAGGTCTGGCGGGCATCGGCAGCTCCATCGCCTATGCCGCATCGAAAGGCGCTCTGGTGACCATGACCCGGTCACTGGCCCGGGTCATGGGACCAGAGGTCCGTGTCAATGCGGTGTGCCCTGGCTTTGTGCAGGGCGAGTGGCTGAAGAAGGGGCTTGGCGAAGACAAGTACAACGCCATGCTGGAAAAAACCAGGGCGGCTGCGCCGTTGCACGCCACCGCCTCTCCGGAGACGGTGGCGGATATTTGTCTTGGCCTGATCATTGGTGGTGATCTCACGACCGGTGAAACCATTCTGATCGACGGTGGCGCCCATCTCGGAGCAGCGCCAGTGCGCCGATAA
- a CDS encoding acyl-CoA dehydrogenase family protein: MNMNYTAEELAFRDEVRAFLDEKLPADIAAKVKGFRRLSKEDHQRWQKILCEQGWYATHWPEEYGGVKWTPVQKHIWDEESCRYGVPRSIPFGVNMVAPVIIKFGNEEQKQKYLPRILSGEDWWCQGYSEPGAGSDLASLKTRAVRDGDHYIVNGQKTWTTLGQHANMIFCLVRTNTEVKNQEGISFLLIDMNTPGITVRPIITLDGEHEVNEVFFEDVKVPVENLVGEEDKGWTYAKYLLTYERTGLAGIGQSKAALSHLKELASRRLKNGRPLIEDPSFSQRIAKVEIDLTAAAISNLRIIASVEGGGVPGAESSMLKVKGTEIRQTINDLARRAIGPYALPFVEEELDLNYDGEFLSDENAAPLAAHYFNNRKLSIFGGSNEIQKNIVSKMILGL; encoded by the coding sequence ATGAACATGAACTACACGGCCGAGGAACTTGCCTTCCGTGACGAGGTAAGAGCGTTCCTGGATGAGAAACTGCCGGCAGACATCGCCGCCAAAGTGAAAGGGTTCCGCCGCCTGTCCAAAGAGGACCATCAGCGGTGGCAGAAAATTCTCTGCGAGCAGGGCTGGTACGCCACTCACTGGCCGGAAGAGTATGGCGGCGTAAAGTGGACACCGGTTCAGAAGCACATCTGGGACGAAGAGTCCTGCCGTTACGGCGTTCCCCGCTCCATCCCGTTCGGGGTGAACATGGTGGCGCCGGTGATCATCAAGTTTGGTAACGAAGAACAGAAGCAGAAGTACCTGCCACGCATCCTCAGTGGCGAGGACTGGTGGTGCCAGGGTTATTCCGAACCCGGTGCCGGCTCCGACCTGGCATCGCTGAAGACCCGCGCGGTGCGTGATGGCGATCACTACATTGTCAACGGCCAGAAGACCTGGACCACTCTGGGTCAACACGCCAACATGATTTTCTGCCTGGTGCGCACCAACACCGAGGTCAAGAACCAGGAAGGCATTTCGTTCCTGCTGATCGACATGAACACACCGGGCATTACCGTGCGCCCAATCATCACTCTCGACGGTGAGCATGAAGTCAACGAAGTGTTCTTCGAGGATGTGAAGGTTCCGGTGGAAAACCTCGTCGGCGAAGAAGACAAGGGTTGGACCTACGCCAAATACCTGCTGACCTATGAGCGCACTGGCCTGGCCGGCATTGGCCAATCCAAAGCAGCGCTGTCGCACCTGAAGGAGCTGGCTTCGCGCCGCCTGAAGAATGGCCGCCCGCTGATTGAGGATCCGTCATTCAGCCAGCGCATTGCCAAAGTGGAAATCGACTTGACGGCCGCGGCCATCAGCAACCTGCGCATCATTGCCTCGGTCGAAGGCGGCGGAGTACCGGGCGCGGAAAGCTCCATGCTGAAAGTGAAAGGCACCGAGATCCGCCAGACCATCAACGACCTGGCCCGCCGCGCGATCGGCCCCTACGCACTGCCATTTGTAGAAGAAGAGCTGGATCTGAATTACGACGGCGAATTCCTGTCGGACGAAAACGCCGCGCCGCTGGCGGCCCACTACTTCAACAACCGCAAGCTGTCGATTTTCGGCGGATCCAACGAGATCCAGAAGAACATCGTGTCGAAAATGATTCTCGGGCTTTAA
- a CDS encoding ABC transporter ATP-binding protein, with the protein MLQLNHVDVCYGSFKALTDITMSVDTGELVVLLGANGAGKTSLFNAISGLVKPAAGDILFEDKQLNGMKASAIVSNGVVQCAEGRKLFPEMSVMQNLMMGAYVHRRDRQGNRKRLNEVLELFPILADKANEPAGSLSGGQQQMVAIGRAMMSRPRLLMLDEPSLGLAPLVVKQMFETIRQINSLGTTVLLAEQNAFAALKIANRAYVMENGHLVMEGDREAMLGNEQVRKAYIGA; encoded by the coding sequence ATGCTGCAGCTTAATCATGTCGACGTCTGCTACGGCAGCTTCAAGGCCCTGACGGATATCACGATGTCCGTGGATACCGGGGAACTGGTGGTGCTGCTTGGGGCCAACGGCGCGGGTAAAACCAGCCTGTTCAACGCCATCAGCGGTCTGGTGAAGCCAGCCGCCGGTGACATTCTTTTCGAGGATAAGCAGCTCAACGGAATGAAAGCCAGCGCGATCGTTTCCAACGGTGTGGTGCAGTGCGCCGAAGGGCGCAAACTATTCCCCGAGATGAGCGTGATGCAGAACCTGATGATGGGTGCCTATGTGCACCGTCGGGATCGTCAGGGCAACCGGAAGCGCTTGAATGAGGTGCTGGAGCTGTTTCCGATCCTCGCAGACAAGGCCAATGAGCCGGCTGGATCGCTGTCCGGCGGTCAGCAACAGATGGTGGCCATCGGTCGCGCCATGATGAGCCGTCCGCGCTTACTGATGCTGGACGAGCCATCCCTGGGGCTGGCCCCATTGGTGGTCAAGCAGATGTTCGAAACCATCAGACAGATCAACAGCCTGGGCACTACCGTGCTGCTGGCTGAGCAGAATGCGTTTGCAGCCCTCAAGATTGCCAACCGAGCGTACGTGATGGAAAACGGCCATCTTGTTATGGAAGGTGACCGTGAAGCGATGCTTGGCAATGAGCAGGTTCGCAAGGCGTATATCGGGGCCTGA
- a CDS encoding branched-chain amino acid ABC transporter permease, translating into MNLFFQQIINGLTLGSIYGLVALGLTLVYGILHIPNFAHGALYMVGAFMSYFFMVDLGVHYWVAMAGSAIVVAILAVLCERLVFHPLRHSPPIHDKIAAIGILLFLEAVVQMFWGSDFRRMSSPFTGILNFDGLIIPEQRLLIIAGAFVLVVALQLFLRKTMTGATIIAMAQSRDGAFLVGIDANRVAMMTFAISGVLAAFAATLYAPINLVYPAMGHLVIMKAFVIIILGGMGSIPGAIVGGMIIGFAEALGGFYISTSYKDIIAFGLLVLILSIRPQGLFAKGAH; encoded by the coding sequence TTGAACCTTTTCTTTCAACAAATCATCAACGGGTTAACCCTGGGGAGTATCTACGGTCTCGTAGCCCTGGGGCTGACCCTGGTCTACGGGATACTCCATATCCCGAACTTCGCACACGGTGCGCTGTATATGGTCGGCGCTTTCATGTCCTACTTCTTTATGGTGGATCTGGGAGTGCATTACTGGGTTGCCATGGCTGGTTCCGCCATTGTGGTCGCCATCCTGGCGGTACTGTGTGAGCGACTGGTGTTCCACCCCCTGAGGCACTCGCCGCCGATCCATGACAAGATCGCTGCTATAGGCATCCTGTTGTTCCTAGAAGCGGTGGTGCAGATGTTTTGGGGCTCGGATTTCCGCCGCATGTCTTCGCCGTTTACCGGCATCCTGAATTTCGACGGGTTGATTATTCCTGAACAGCGGCTGCTGATTATTGCCGGCGCATTTGTGCTGGTGGTGGCCCTGCAATTGTTTCTGCGCAAGACCATGACCGGTGCGACCATCATCGCCATGGCCCAGAGCCGGGACGGTGCCTTCCTGGTAGGGATTGATGCCAACCGTGTGGCGATGATGACCTTTGCCATTTCAGGGGTGCTGGCCGCGTTTGCCGCGACTCTCTATGCGCCGATCAACCTGGTGTACCCCGCCATGGGCCACCTGGTCATCATGAAAGCCTTCGTGATCATCATCCTCGGCGGCATGGGCAGCATTCCCGGTGCCATCGTCGGCGGTATGATTATCGGCTTCGCCGAGGCGCTCGGGGGGTTCTACATCTCCACATCCTATAAGGACATCATCGCCTTCGGTCTGCTGGTGCTGATCCTGTCCATTCGTCCACAAGGCCTGTTCGCGAAGGGGGCGCACTGA
- a CDS encoding DcaP family trimeric outer membrane transporter, giving the protein MTTTTRFQTRPLVRAVALAGLPLVTMGSGSALAQGSELEELRQRVQQLESRLEVPAESKMEEENNYLRRDGNGIRIGSTTVTIGGFIKADVLAGSNGNGWENAYSVGLARSFANAAKNGESDWKTGFSARETRLSLATKTLDVAGHDLTTYLEMDFNQGADAPGNEVVSNSYAPRLRQAYGSWNNWDFGQTHTTFSELAALPEILDQGKQAAFIYTRQPMVRYNMAAPGGKLMVALENPEDGFGSNSYDDQSYPDLVARYQLRNSYGIYSIAGLLRSLEDDAADETEVTGAVSVSARIPTVGRDDLKLQYNYGALGRYIGLFTYPDVDLAAQAGGDVKPLKSYGATAAYRHHWNPNWRSTLSVSHLEIVDDLEASPAGTLSYFDTSTSVHANLLWSAHPKLTLGLEYAYWDFGEIATSSREQYEQVMGSATLRF; this is encoded by the coding sequence ATGACAACAACAACCCGTTTCCAGACACGTCCACTCGTCCGTGCCGTTGCCCTTGCCGGGCTGCCCCTGGTGACCATGGGCTCGGGCAGTGCATTGGCCCAGGGTTCTGAACTGGAAGAGCTTCGCCAGCGCGTCCAGCAACTGGAATCCAGGCTGGAGGTTCCGGCAGAGTCTAAGATGGAAGAAGAAAACAACTATCTCAGAAGGGACGGTAACGGCATCCGGATTGGCAGCACCACTGTGACCATCGGCGGCTTTATCAAGGCTGACGTATTGGCCGGCTCTAATGGAAATGGCTGGGAAAATGCCTACTCTGTTGGATTGGCTCGTTCCTTTGCCAACGCGGCGAAAAACGGCGAAAGCGATTGGAAAACCGGCTTCAGCGCCCGCGAGACCCGCCTGAGCCTGGCCACCAAGACTCTGGATGTGGCGGGGCATGACCTGACCACTTACCTGGAGATGGACTTCAACCAGGGTGCCGATGCGCCGGGTAACGAGGTGGTCTCCAACAGCTACGCCCCCCGTCTCCGCCAGGCCTACGGTTCCTGGAATAACTGGGATTTTGGCCAGACCCACACCACTTTCTCCGAACTGGCTGCCCTGCCGGAAATCCTTGACCAGGGTAAGCAGGCTGCCTTCATCTACACTCGCCAGCCCATGGTGCGTTACAACATGGCAGCGCCGGGTGGCAAGCTGATGGTCGCTCTGGAGAACCCCGAAGACGGCTTCGGCAGCAACTCCTATGACGATCAGTCCTACCCGGACCTGGTGGCACGGTACCAGCTGCGTAACAGTTACGGCATATACTCCATTGCCGGTTTGCTGCGCAGTCTGGAAGATGACGCCGCCGATGAAACCGAGGTGACCGGTGCGGTTTCAGTTAGCGCCCGCATTCCCACCGTAGGCCGTGACGACCTGAAGTTGCAGTATAACTACGGCGCCCTGGGCCGCTACATCGGACTGTTCACCTACCCGGATGTCGATCTGGCAGCCCAGGCCGGCGGCGACGTAAAACCGCTGAAGAGCTATGGGGCCACCGCGGCCTACCGCCACCACTGGAACCCGAACTGGCGCAGCACCCTGTCGGTGTCCCACCTGGAAATTGTGGATGACCTGGAGGCCTCGCCCGCTGGTACCCTGAGCTATTTCGACACCTCCACTTCGGTCCACGCCAACCTGCTGTGGTCGGCCCACCCGAAACTGACCTTGGGGCTGGAATACGCATACTGGGATTTCGGAGAGATCGCCACCAGCAGCCGCGAACAATATGAGCAAGTCATGGGCTCTGCAACCCTGCGGTTCTGA
- a CDS encoding long-chain fatty acid--CoA ligase, with the protein MTFTRHHQVWPKELPKSLTLPDTSVFTNLEISALRYPNHTAIIYYDAPMSYRQLLTEVEAMAGYLQAQGVKKGDRVLLYMQNSPQYVIAYYAILRADAVVIPVNPMNRAAELEHYIADTGASVCLAGQELAGFIAPLLDSTDLNQIVVASYNTYIDPDTDLELPAEVAAPAWSKEVPGVVTWEQALAADHKPTAHTAGPDDLAVIPYSSGTTGAPKGCMHTHRSVMATAVHRAFWNLSTANTVQLATLPFFHVTGMTGSMNGPIYSGSTTVIMTRWDRTTAARLIERYQVTGWTNIVTMAVDFLSNPDIGKYDLSSLNTIGGGGAAMPEAVAAKLKTMTGLDYIEGYGLSETMAATHINPPDHPKPQCLGIPVFDVDSRIIDVETLEEKGPGEVGEIVSNGPQVTLGYWNRPAETEAAFVEIDGKRFFRTGDLAYYDEDGYFFMVDRVKRMINASGFKVWPSEVEGLMYRHPAIHEVCIISSPHPKRGETVKACIVLTPDADGKTTEADIVSWCKEQMAAYKVPEIIEFLDELPKSPTGKLMWRALQEEEWKSKA; encoded by the coding sequence ATACGGCTATCATCTATTACGACGCGCCCATGAGCTACCGCCAGCTGTTGACTGAAGTGGAAGCGATGGCCGGCTACTTGCAGGCCCAAGGCGTTAAAAAGGGTGACCGTGTGCTGCTTTACATGCAGAACTCGCCCCAGTATGTGATTGCCTACTACGCGATCCTGCGCGCCGATGCCGTGGTGATTCCGGTCAACCCGATGAACCGGGCTGCCGAACTGGAGCACTATATTGCCGATACCGGCGCGAGTGTGTGCCTCGCCGGTCAGGAACTGGCAGGGTTTATCGCGCCGCTGCTGGACAGCACGGACCTGAACCAGATCGTGGTTGCTTCCTACAATACATACATCGATCCGGACACTGACCTGGAGCTGCCGGCGGAAGTGGCCGCCCCAGCCTGGTCCAAAGAGGTTCCGGGTGTTGTGACCTGGGAGCAGGCGCTGGCCGCGGACCATAAACCGACGGCGCACACGGCCGGTCCGGACGACCTGGCGGTGATTCCCTACAGCTCTGGCACCACTGGCGCGCCCAAGGGTTGCATGCACACCCATCGCAGTGTCATGGCCACCGCCGTGCATCGTGCGTTCTGGAATCTGAGTACGGCCAACACCGTACAGTTGGCTACCTTGCCGTTTTTCCACGTCACCGGCATGACCGGATCTATGAATGGTCCCATCTACAGCGGTTCAACCACCGTCATCATGACGCGCTGGGACCGTACCACTGCCGCCCGGCTGATCGAGCGTTACCAGGTCACCGGCTGGACCAACATAGTCACCATGGCGGTGGATTTCCTGTCTAATCCGGACATTGGTAAGTATGACCTGAGCAGCCTGAACACCATCGGCGGCGGTGGTGCGGCGATGCCGGAAGCGGTGGCCGCCAAACTCAAGACCATGACGGGGCTGGACTACATCGAGGGCTATGGGCTGTCGGAAACCATGGCCGCTACCCATATCAATCCGCCGGACCACCCCAAGCCCCAGTGCCTGGGCATCCCGGTATTCGATGTCGACAGCCGCATTATTGATGTGGAGACCCTGGAAGAGAAAGGCCCGGGTGAGGTTGGTGAGATTGTCTCCAACGGCCCCCAGGTGACCCTGGGATACTGGAATCGTCCGGCCGAGACCGAGGCAGCCTTTGTGGAAATAGACGGCAAGCGCTTCTTCCGTACCGGCGATCTCGCCTACTACGACGAAGATGGCTACTTCTTCATGGTGGATCGGGTCAAGCGGATGATCAATGCTTCCGGTTTCAAGGTCTGGCCTTCGGAGGTGGAAGGGTTGATGTACCGGCATCCGGCGATCCACGAGGTGTGCATCATTTCCTCGCCGCACCCCAAGCGCGGAGAAACCGTAAAGGCCTGCATTGTTCTGACCCCGGATGCGGACGGAAAGACCACCGAAGCGGACATTGTCAGCTGGTGTAAGGAGCAAATGGCGGCTTACAAGGTGCCTGAAATCATTGAGTTTTTGGATGAGCTGCCAAAGTCACCCACGGGCAAGCTGATGTGGCGTGCGCTGCAGGAAGAGGAGTGGAAGAGCAAGGCCTGA